A stretch of Carya illinoinensis cultivar Pawnee chromosome 14, C.illinoinensisPawnee_v1, whole genome shotgun sequence DNA encodes these proteins:
- the LOC122294699 gene encoding uncharacterized protein LOC122294699, producing MAKEILVLCRLDHPNVVKLEGLVTSTMSCSLYLVFGSPIEKRFQKLYTNAKFKEVQQQLQIIIDLAQELLKRDGAIKTYLVKDEVRVEDFTKLVTHSMDFCEDNVAAKCSLNISSNKWAVDNMVRDGEHLILVTVCPEGNYEEGEIQFWEATGSPLIPLSDFSDPIIMKKYGVKRDPETLDIVNTAAMQKHIMVILKIYWGDAREKICEAIDKIPLSCLVIGNRGLGKLKRAILGSVSNYVVNNGSCPVTVVKQVEHEH from the exons ATGGCCAAAGAGATTCTTGTTCTGTGCCGCCTTGATCACCCTAATGTGGTTAAGCTCGAAGGCTTGGTGACTTCCACAATGTCTTGTAGTCTTTACTTGGTTTTCGG ATCTCCGATTGAAAAGAGATTTCAAAAATTGTACACAAATGCAAAATTCAAGGAAGTTCAGCAGCAACTTCAGATCATTATCGATCTGGCTCAAGAGTTACTTAAGAGAGATGGTGCAATAAAGACCTATCTGGTAAAGGATGAAGTTCGTGTCGAAGACTTCACTAAGCTGGTTACACATTCAATGGACTTTTGTGAAGATAATGTAGCTGCAAAGTGTTCAT TGAATATTTCTTCTAACAAATGGGCAGTGGACAACATGGTACGCGATGGGGAACACCTTATACTAGTTACTGTATGCCCCGAAGGGAACTATGAGGAGGGCGAGATACAGTTCTGGGAAGCCACCGGTTCCCCTTTAATCCCTCTAAGTGATTTCTCCGATCCTATCATTATGAAGAAGTATGGAGTGAAGCGTGACCCTGAGACCCTAGACATTGTAAACACTGCTGCTATGCAAAAACATATTATGGTGATCTTGAAGATCTACTGGGGAGATGCTCGCGAGAAGATATGTGAAGCAATTGATAAGATTCCTCTAAGCTGCCTTGTTATAGGAAACAGAGGTCTGGGCAAGCTTAAGAGGGCCATATTAGGTAGTGTGAGCAACTATGTGGTGAATAATGGTTCTTGTCCTGTTACAGTAGTGAAGCAGGTGGAGCATGAACACTAG
- the LOC122295070 gene encoding 3-phosphoinositide-dependent protein kinase 1-like: MLAMEKDFDSKLKIQGKSSGGGNVQRSKSFAFRAPQEIFTIQDFELGKIYGVGSYSKVVRAKKKDTGIVYALKIMDKKFITKENKTAYVKLERIVLDQLDHPGIVRLFFTFQDTFSLYMALESCEGGELFDQIIRKVRLSEDEARFYAAEVVDALEYIHNLGLIHRDIKPENLLLTAEGHIKIADFGSVKPMQDSQITVLPNAASDDKACTFVGTAAYVPPEVLNSSPATIGNDLWALGCTLYQMLSGTSPFKDASEWLIFQRIIARDIRFPDYFSEEARNIIDRLLDLDPNKRLGAGPDGYAVLKMHPFFKGVDWKNLRGQTPPKLAPEPGVQSSEGDDAHDSSWNPAHSSTSSAGQADGNCGAASSSEGSGHVTRLASIDSFDSKWQQFLEPGESVLMISMVKKVRKLTNKKVQLILTNKPKLIYVDPSKLIVKGNIIWSDNPNELSVQVTSPSHFKICTPKKVKSFEDVKQRASQWKKAIEGLQNR; encoded by the exons atgTTGGCAATGGAGAAGGATTTTGATTCCAAGTTGAAAATTCAGGGGAAGTCTTCCGGTGGTGGGAATGTGCAGAGATCCAAGAGCTTTGCTTTCAGGGCACCCCAGGAGATTTTTACCATTCAGGATTTTGAGTTGGGCAAGATCTATGGCGTTGGTTCCTATTCCAAg GTTGTTAGGGCAAAGAAGAAGGACACAGGAATTGTGTATGCGTTGAAGATTATGGACAAAAAGTTCATtaccaaagaaaataaaacagctTATGTGAAGCTGGAACGCATTGTGCTCGATCAATTAGATCATCCTGGCATAGTGCGGCTATTTTTCACATTTCAAGATACTTTTTCACTGT ATATGGCACTTGAATCCTGTGAAGGTGGAGAGCTTTTTGATCAAATAATCAGG AAAGTTCGTTTGTCAGAGGATGAAGCTCGTTTCTATGCGGCAGAAGTTGTGGATGCACTTGAATACATACATAACCTGGGTTTGATACATCGTGATATTAAG CCCGAGAACTTGTTGCTCACTGCAGAAGGACATATTAAAATTGCCGATTTCGGTAGTGTAAAGCCTATGCAGGATAGCCAAATTACAGTCCTTCCAAACGCTGCATCAG ATGATAAGGCCTGTACTTTTGTGGGGACAGCTGCATATGTTCCTCCAGAAGTTCTCAATTCTTCTCCTGCAACAATTGG AAATGACCTCTGGGCACTTGGCTGCACCTTGTACCAAATGCTTTCAGGAACTTCTCCTTTCAAAGACGCAAGTGAGTGGCTTATTTTCCAAAGAATTATAGCCAGGGATATTAGATTTCCAGACTACTTCTCAGAGGAGGCAAGAAACATCATTGACCGATTATTG GATTTAGATCCCAACAAGAGACTAGGTGCTGGGCCTGATGGTTATGCGGTACTCAAGATGCACCCCTTTTTCAAGGGAGTTGATTGGAAGAATTTAAGAGGGCAAACCCCTCCAAAACTTGCTCCAGAACCAGGG GTTCAATCATCTGAGGGTGATGATGCTCATGACTCATCATGGAACCCTGCACACAGTAGCACTAGTTCAGCGGGACAAGCTGATGGGAATTGTGGTGCTGCATCATCATCTGAAGGGTCTGGCCATGTCACTAGGCTTGCTTCAATTGACTCGTTTGATTCAAAATG GCAACAGTTTCTGGAGCCTGGGGAATCTGTTCTTATGATCTCAATGGTGAAGAAAGTACGGAAATTAACTAACAAGAAGGTGCAGCTTATCCTCACCAACAAGCCGAAATTGATTTATGTGGACCCTTCAAAACTGATTGTGAAGGGAAACATAATTTGGTCAGACAATCCCAATGAGCTCAGCGTCCAAGTAACAAGTCCTTCACACTTCAAGATTTGCACA CCAAAAAAGGTGAAGTCATTTGAGGATGTGAAACAAAGAGCATCGCAGTGGAAAAAGGCGATTGAAGGACTTCAAAACCGGTAA